A portion of the Halococcus salsus genome contains these proteins:
- a CDS encoding UvrD-helicase domain-containing protein — translation MTDVTPNDQQQKLIDATEGTYLVDAGAGTGKTFTVTRRYANVLDQNSVEPDDLLLLTFTNNAADEMKDRIVSHCEYSMAALRDAPISTFHSLAHDILLQYGFEAPQILGIDDRITSTTQLLDNEVIENERFQEFTNRFIREHPEYEDYFRVLSDDSSLLGLIKQLAAKGVFPTREGWFRHGERYLDGDFEEFKECFIDANAPNEGKSGPTQSDLRSSLGGYGDNKCYLPDAPSETELRGEGGTKQIDTDWADRVFEEERSELKGFVHDLYFEYIEFALSRNYLNFSFLLLFAFALLCEDHGVREEFAFEYTMIDEFQDTSEIQFKLALLLAGTDNICVVGDWKQSIYSFQYASVDNIRHFEERLQQYRDELNDDSVRIEYPIDDVTEIELVENYRSTQEILDFSECSLTLPATQSEELDTEAIQERIVSLEANSEASHSRIEAITGDDEHEALLDRIQTIVGNTEYRIADGEAEGGFRPPEYDDIAVLTRTRRFGREFQKRASQYGFPMAYEGGVELFETDQALLLLAWLRILENDADRGWAVVLERAGYTIEEADQILERSVYPSNMKRFRDELASIETIGGIAHRVFERYGYDDAYADTLMTTLEEVFSSTHLNRGEVIQFIERSLEAESTHEVDDCPSADAVTVQTIHAAKGLEHPIVILANLNQYNFPSMGGGGDAIRYNDIVGLRQTKEYSTAHGLPHVYHSWRHDVRSSCLPREYDEERRLLYVAMTRAKDHLLFSAETAPSPFFENLPLKPARIEPDVQSAEADNTVQSHLQITVPKQTGPISQSPHSLIDDSVFEGVTNGEGTAFGQRVHEFAEQYILGEVDAPATGDTEEDEQNVQRLIDSLNGELHAEKSAYLPLTIGGEQVTISGVIDLLCVTPDEVTIIDYKTDRGQHAHSEYRKQISVYYHVVRQSFPDRDISASVLYTETGSQEPVESLTEAELKDLVQAEIANSQEVTLG, via the coding sequence ATGACCGACGTTACACCCAACGATCAACAGCAGAAGTTGATCGACGCAACCGAAGGCACCTACCTCGTTGATGCGGGCGCTGGCACGGGGAAGACGTTCACTGTCACCCGACGCTACGCAAATGTTCTCGATCAGAATAGCGTCGAACCCGACGACCTCCTCCTGTTGACCTTTACGAACAACGCTGCCGACGAGATGAAAGATCGAATTGTTAGCCATTGTGAGTACAGCATGGCTGCGCTCCGAGATGCACCTATCAGTACTTTCCACAGTCTCGCACACGATATCCTGCTCCAGTACGGCTTCGAGGCGCCACAGATTCTCGGCATCGACGACCGCATCACCTCGACGACTCAGCTCCTCGACAACGAGGTCATCGAAAACGAGCGCTTCCAAGAATTCACGAATCGCTTCATTCGTGAACACCCGGAGTACGAGGATTACTTCCGGGTTCTCTCGGACGATTCCTCGCTCCTCGGTCTGATCAAACAGCTCGCCGCAAAGGGCGTCTTTCCGACTCGCGAGGGATGGTTCCGTCATGGCGAGCGCTATCTCGACGGTGACTTCGAAGAGTTCAAAGAGTGCTTCATAGATGCTAATGCCCCGAACGAAGGTAAATCTGGGCCAACACAGTCTGACCTCCGGAGTAGTCTTGGAGGCTACGGCGACAACAAATGCTATCTCCCGGATGCACCCTCGGAAACGGAGCTTCGCGGTGAGGGTGGAACGAAGCAGATCGATACCGATTGGGCCGACCGTGTCTTTGAGGAGGAGCGCTCGGAGCTGAAGGGGTTCGTCCACGACCTCTATTTCGAGTATATCGAGTTCGCTCTCAGTCGGAATTACCTCAACTTCAGCTTCCTCCTGCTATTCGCGTTCGCATTGCTCTGTGAGGATCATGGAGTTCGCGAGGAGTTTGCCTTCGAGTATACGATGATCGACGAGTTCCAGGACACCAGCGAGATCCAGTTCAAACTCGCCCTCCTGCTCGCCGGGACCGACAACATCTGTGTGGTGGGCGACTGGAAGCAGAGCATCTACAGCTTCCAGTATGCCTCCGTCGACAACATCCGTCACTTCGAGGAGCGTCTTCAGCAGTACAGAGACGAACTCAACGATGACTCGGTACGCATTGAGTACCCTATCGATGACGTAACCGAGATCGAGCTCGTCGAGAACTATCGGTCGACCCAAGAGATACTGGATTTCTCGGAGTGTAGTCTGACACTGCCGGCAACACAGAGCGAGGAACTCGATACCGAAGCTATCCAAGAGAGGATCGTCTCGCTCGAAGCGAATTCGGAGGCTTCCCACTCCCGAATCGAAGCGATAACCGGCGACGACGAACACGAGGCGCTTCTTGACCGAATACAGACGATCGTCGGCAACACCGAGTATAGGATCGCGGACGGCGAAGCCGAGGGTGGCTTTCGTCCACCCGAGTACGACGATATCGCCGTTCTTACCCGGACCCGACGGTTCGGCCGAGAGTTCCAGAAACGCGCCAGTCAGTATGGGTTCCCGATGGCCTACGAGGGTGGCGTTGAACTGTTCGAAACTGACCAGGCCCTACTCCTGTTAGCGTGGCTTCGGATCCTCGAAAACGATGCTGACCGTGGTTGGGCAGTCGTGCTCGAGCGAGCAGGCTACACGATCGAGGAGGCGGACCAGATCCTTGAACGGAGCGTCTATCCCTCGAACATGAAGCGCTTCCGCGATGAATTAGCGAGTATCGAAACCATCGGTGGGATTGCTCATCGAGTCTTCGAGAGATATGGCTATGATGACGCCTACGCAGACACCCTGATGACCACGCTCGAAGAGGTGTTTTCGAGCACCCATCTGAATCGCGGGGAAGTGATCCAGTTCATCGAACGAAGTCTCGAAGCAGAGAGCACTCACGAGGTCGATGACTGCCCGAGTGCGGATGCGGTCACCGTGCAGACGATCCACGCAGCGAAGGGTCTCGAGCACCCGATCGTCATCCTTGCGAACCTCAACCAGTACAACTTCCCATCGATGGGCGGTGGTGGCGACGCTATTCGATACAACGACATCGTAGGACTCCGGCAGACGAAGGAGTACTCAACTGCTCATGGACTGCCGCACGTCTATCATAGCTGGCGACATGATGTCCGGTCTTCGTGTCTACCCCGCGAATACGACGAGGAACGTCGCTTGCTCTACGTCGCGATGACGCGAGCGAAAGACCACCTGCTCTTTTCGGCGGAGACGGCACCAAGCCCGTTCTTCGAGAACCTTCCGCTCAAACCAGCTCGAATCGAGCCGGATGTGCAATCGGCGGAAGCCGACAACACCGTACAGAGCCACCTCCAGATTACGGTTCCAAAACAGACTGGACCAATCAGCCAATCCCCACACTCCCTCATCGACGATAGCGTCTTCGAGGGCGTCACCAATGGAGAAGGAACAGCATTCGGACAGCGAGTCCACGAGTTCGCAGAACAATATATACTGGGCGAAGTGGATGCGCCGGCCACAGGCGACACTGAAGAGGACGAACAGAACGTGCAGCGGCTCATCGACTCACTCAATGGAGAGCTTCACGCCGAGAAATCAGCCTACCTTCCACTCACTATCGGTGGCGAGCAGGTGACGATTTCCGGAGTAATCGATTTGCTGTGTGTGACACCAGATGAGGTGACAATCATCGATTATAAAACTGATCGTGGTCAGCACGCTCACTCCGAATACCGCAAACAGATCAGCGTCTACTATCATGTCGTTAGACAAAGCTTCCCTGACCGGGATATCTCAGCCAGTGTTCTTTACACTGAAACCGGTTCTCAGGAACCAGTGGAATCACTCACAGAAGCGGAACTCAAAGACCTCGTACAAGCGGAGATAGCCAACTCACAAGAAGTAACTCTCGGATAG